A window of the Natronomonas salina genome harbors these coding sequences:
- a CDS encoding precorrin-8X methylmutase, with amino-acid sequence MTTEDERTATDGGAAAGDAGEFEEYADLGATTSDAMEIAETSMDRVHDLVPQETLADRMRAKAVHATGDPEFQHLVRFTGADDSEPVREGARAVLDEAPVVTDITMVKSGVTGRGHECEVRKAIGNGADLAAETGMTRTAASVLELDRRGVYDGAVAVVGNAPTAALALADCIEQGTRPAVVVATPVGFVKAAESRKRVREVCEEHGVPAITNVGRRGGSGLAAGLTNELVHVASDVRSGDVTL; translated from the coding sequence ATGACGACTGAGGACGAACGCACCGCGACCGACGGCGGCGCGGCCGCGGGCGACGCCGGGGAGTTCGAAGAGTACGCCGACCTCGGCGCCACCACCTCGGACGCCATGGAGATAGCCGAGACGAGCATGGACCGCGTCCACGACCTCGTCCCCCAGGAGACGCTGGCCGATCGGATGCGGGCGAAGGCCGTCCACGCCACCGGCGACCCGGAGTTCCAGCACCTGGTGCGGTTCACCGGCGCGGACGATTCGGAGCCGGTCCGCGAGGGCGCGCGGGCCGTCCTCGACGAGGCGCCCGTGGTGACCGACATCACGATGGTGAAGTCGGGCGTGACCGGCCGCGGTCACGAATGCGAGGTCCGGAAGGCCATCGGCAACGGCGCCGACCTGGCCGCCGAGACCGGGATGACGCGGACCGCCGCGTCGGTCCTCGAGCTCGACAGGCGGGGCGTCTACGACGGCGCCGTCGCAGTCGTCGGGAACGCGCCCACGGCCGCGCTCGCGCTCGCGGACTGCATCGAGCAGGGCACCCGGCCGGCAGTCGTCGTCGCCACGCCGGTCGGCTTCGTGAAGGCAGCCGAGAGCCGGAAACGCGTCCGCGAGGTCTGCGAAGAGCACGGCGTCCCCGCGATCACGAACGTCGGGCGGCGCGGCGGCAGCGGCCTCGCGGCGGGGCTGACGAACGAGCTGGTCCACGTCGCCAGCGACGTCAGATCGGGGGACGTTACGCTGTGA